The sequence below is a genomic window from Oncorhynchus nerka isolate Pitt River linkage group LG7, Oner_Uvic_2.0, whole genome shotgun sequence.
AGATATACACTCTGTGGCATAGAAACACAAGTGGGTGTTGCGGTTGCATCTCTCGGTGCATGCTGAGCACAGAAATAGTAACAACCTCTGTGAAGACTGAATGTATCCCAacactgtatgtgtctgtgaagGCTGGAGGCATCCCaccactgtatgtgtctgtgaagGCTGGAGGCATCCCaccactgtatgtgtctgtgaagGCTGGAGGCATCCCACCACTGTATGTGTCTGTTAAGGCTGAAGGCATCCCACCACTGAATGTGTCTGTGAAGGCTGAAGGCATCCCACGGCTGTATGTGTCTGTGAAGGCTGGAGGCATCCCACCACTGAATGCGTCTGTGAAGGCTGAAGGCATCCCACCACTGTATATGTCTGTGAAGGCTGGAGGCATCCCACCACTGCATGTGTCTGTGAAGACATTCCaccactgtatgtgtctgtgaagGCATCCCaccactgtatgtgtctgtgaagGCTGAAGGTATCCCactactgtatgtgtctgtgaagGCTGAAGGCATCCCACGGCTGTATGTGTCTGTGAAGGCTGAAGGCACCCCACGGCTGTATGTGCCTGTGAAGGCTGAAGGCATCCCATGGCTGTATGTATCTGTGAAGGCTGAAGGTATACCactactgtatgtgtctgtaaaGGCTGAAGGCATACCACCACTACATGTGTGTGTGAAGACATTCCACCACTAAATGTGCCTGTGAAGGCCGGAGGCATCCCACCACTGTATGTGTCTGTTAAGGCTGAAGGCATCCCaccactgtatgtgtctgtgaagGCTTGGTGGCATCCCACGGCTGTATGTATCTGTGAAGGCTGAAGGTATCCCactactgtatgtgtctgtgaagGCTGGAGGCATCCCACGGCCGTATGTGTCTGTGAAGGCTGAAGGCACCCCACGGCTGTATGTGTCTGTGAAGGCTGAAGGCATCCCACGGCTGTATGCATCTGTGAAGGCTGAAGTTATCCCactactgtatgtgtctgtgaaaGCTGAAGCGTGAAGGCATCCCACGGCTGTATGTATCTGTGAAGGCTGAAGGTATCCCactactgtatgtgtctgtgaaaGCTGAAGGCATCCCACCACTGTAGGTATCCTGTCCATATGTCAACTGCTGCACTGCATGCCTCTCTCAAACTGGCTGTGCTGCATCACGCTGGAAACTCCCCTGCTATTCcccagtgtgtttgtttgtgtgtgtgtggtgtgtgtcaaatcaaagttgtgtgtgtgtgtgtgagagagagaatgagagagtgtcTGTGtacatgtgtctctgtgtatgtatagcctctctctctgtgtgtgtgtgagagagagagagaatgagagagtgtcTGTGtacatgtgtctctgtgtatgtatagcctctctctctctctgtgtgtgtgtgagagagagaatgagagagtgtcTGTGtacatgtgtctctgtgtatgtatagcctctgtgtgtgtgtgtgtgtatgtgtgtgtgtgtgtgtgtgtgtgtgtgtgtgtggtgtgtgtcaaatcaaagttgtgtgtgtgtgtgagagagagaatgagagagtgtcTGTGtacatgtgtctctgtgtatgtatagcctctctctctctctctctgtgtgtgtgagagagagaatgagagagtgtcTGTGtacatgtgtctctgtgtatgtatagcctctctctctctgtgtgtgtgtgtgagagagagagagaatgagagagtgtcTGTGTACAcgtgtctctgtgtatgtatagcctctctctctgtgtgtgtgtgtgtgtgagagagaatgagagagtgtcTGTGtacatgtgtctctgtgtatgtatagcctctctctctctgtgtgtgtgtgagagagagagagaatgagagagtgtcTGTGTACAcgtgtctctgtgtatgtatagcctctctctctgtgtgtatgtgtgtgagagagaatgagagagtgtcTGTGTACAcgtgtctctgtgtatgtatagcctctctctctgtgtgtgtgtgtgagagagagaatgagagagtgtcTGTGtacatgtgtctctgtgtatgtatagcctctgtgtgtgtgtgtgtgtgtgtgtcagacaacATGGTGGGGGTGCAGTGGAACTCCATTGGCTATGTCCTGTTTGTTTGTTAAACCATGTGGATAAAACGTGTGTGCAGTCTCAGGTGGAAGCCTCTGACCGATTTTAGACGTTCTAGGCTTTTCCTAATGCACAGATGATTCTGATCCTCCTGTTATTCTCTTATCAACATATATGAAGCATGCCTCCATTCGTAAAACAATATGTAGGCCTACTGAGGCATGACCTCTTGTCCTAGATATTCATGGAAATGGCAGTGCCAGATGAATTTTCCTTAATAGCTTTGAGAGCTATTAAGGATTCAGTGGTTGGGTTAaatgacacatttcagttgaatgcattcagttgtacaactgacctgGTTATCCCCCTTTTTTATCCTCTCCCTAACAATATTGAACAAGATTCAAACAACATATTAAATCCAACCACTACCCATTCTACTTGCTGATGGACACCTGACAATGGATCGTCTTGATTACCATCATTAGAAAAATACATATTCTGCCTTCTGTGGTCTGGCCTATGTCTAATAAAAAATGGTCAACCTAAacctgaaataaaataaaattacgCCTCTTTCTGCATACTAACAACCGTTACAATTATATTAAAATAATAAGTAGGAGTGGGGAATGTTTTTCATGCAAATCCATATATTGTGCGGTACAGTGCACGCGCCGTCATCAACAGTGCTCAGCATCTTCTGAGAGCTGCgcgagggagagaagaggaggaagagggggagagacggggaaaAGGCGCAAGACAAACAGGGGAAATCACAATAATGGAGTGGCGGCGGAAGAGGTTGGTTTCGCGAGCTCGGACTCTTCATATTTGACATTTACATTTTCTGTAAATTGAATCTAAATTCTGTTTTAACGGGCTGTGCGCCGATATCTCCAGTAGCTTAGCTCACCTAGCTCAAGAAGCCCTCCACAGATGCAGCAAATGCTACACGTAAACGGGGGATCCACCACTGGCACTAGGCAACGGTTTATCAATTCTGGTGGGCTTGAATTAGAATACTAAAGGACATATTTTGAAGGTAGCATTGGTTGAGTAGATTACAAAACCATTGACCGTTTTACTGTGAAATATTGTATTTTGGACTCCACTTGTTTTTTCCAAAAAGGAAATGTTATGTTATAAATGATTAATTAACAGTATATCTCATTTCAACAATGTGTAACCATGTAGGTTCGCAGGTTGAATGTACAATGTTTTGGTAAATTAAAATAAAGCCTagttaataataataacaacaacaataataataataataaatcaatGTCTTTGAAATGGATTTCTTCTGAAAAGCTACATTGCTACCAAATGACAAGCACACATTTGGGAACTCGTGGAAACAACCAGAGACGAGCAAAAACTGTGAGTGAGTAACTGAAATAAACTAAAGAAACCTATAGTGGAAAACATGTTGCCTTCACAAGAAGCCGCCAAGATTTACCATGACAACTACATGCGGAACTCCCGCGCCATCGGAGTACTCTGGGCGATATTCACCATATGCTTTGCCATCATCAACGTGGTTGTCTTCATTCAGCCCTACTGGATCGGGGACAGCGTGAGCACGCCGCAGGTGGGTTACTTCGGTTTGTTTCACCAGTGCGTTGGGAGTGGACCGCCCAACCGAGAGCTCGACTGCACGGGCAGCTTTACTGAGTTCAGCTCCATCCCCTCCGGTGCCTTCAAAGCGGCCTCGTTCTTTGTACTGATGTCCATGATTCTGATTCTGGGCTGCATCGCCTGTATGGCGCTCTTCTTCTTCTGCAACACCGCCAGCGTCTACAAGACCTGTGCCTGGATGCAGCTCCTATGTGGTATGTATAAAACCAATGGAAATTCAGTTACACAATCTTGTTCCAGCCATTTAATCACAGACATTCATGCAGGCACTGATTTAATTGAAGGAAATATCATTGCCTGATGATAAACTGCCCCTGCAATTGGATATTTATGACATTCTCGTTGCGTTCTAAAGAGGATTATCTGTATCTGCAGATAGGATGTATGATCTATGTTTGATTCATTCATCAATTCAATCAGTTAGATAGTGTTCTAGTGCCAAATCTCCAGGTGACCTATTGGATTGTGGAGGATTTGGGTTGATGAGATtacaatgtgttaatgtgtttttaaattatatttgGGGGTATGATTTTCACTGGTATGTCCACAGATGACTGAAAACACATGGATCTGCAACACTGGTTACATGTTACATGCAAACAACCTTGTCAAAACATATTGCTTGTACTGTTACTATCGCTAAGGATGTTGGGTTGGATCTAGAGGCAGATTAGATTCACTTCGCCACAAAAGAAAAATGTTACTTCACATTTCTACACAGATCCAGGCTCAGCTGGCTTACTGGCAGTGGAAGTTGTGCCTCATCATGTAGAATCTGTCTGTGGTACCATTGTCTCTCAGTCATGAGTCATGGAGCTGTGGGAGGAAGACAGAATTCCTATAGGCTGCCACAATCACCCACATTGAGCTCATGAGATTGCAGATGAAGCATTCATTTTCTCAACAAATCGATCTCAAAAACAGGCAACACACAACAAAAGGCCTCCTTGTGTTGGGGTAGATGTATTCCTTCAACCAGAACCTAACCACAGAGAGCTGCCCTTCTCATAAATAGAAAATGAGAGTTATCATTTTCCGGGATATGAAAATTGGGTGTATCTATATGGAACTAAATTCACTCACTCCCACTCAGATCTATACATCTAGGAGCTTCCAGGGCAGGTATAACTTGATCAGTGTGATATACACCAACGTGTGGGAGTAAGATTACCACAACAGTCAGCAAACTGAGAGAAGAGAAATATCAGCAGTTTATTCACTTTCTATTGTTGTTTTCTTTATCTGCCCACTCTCTCCTTTCTGATCTGCAGAGTCACTTTCGCAGGTTGGAAGAACGATCAATCAGCAAGATGGAGAAACAGTTTCCATGACATACCCTTTTCTCTTAGGATGCCGGAACACTCACTGTATGCACTCTTATGAAATGAGACAAAAAAACATGCATGAAGATATCAATGCTGGTATTCACAAAGCAAGTGCACACACCTGGGTCTATTTATCTGACCAGCTCTGTGTTTGCGATTGAGTCCCTTTCCCATTCCCAGTTTCTGATGGATCAACTCTATTTTGGTACAGGGTATAGCCTTGTGATGAGGCTGCCTTGTGTACAGGTGAGAGGCCTGATGGTGTTGGCTATGAGAGTCCTGATACTGTTGGCAATGGGAGGGCTGGTGGCTTTGGCTATGAAAGGCCTGATACTGTTTGCTATGGGAGGCCTGATGGTGTTGGCTATGAAAGGCCTGATACTGTTGGCTATGAGAGGCTTGATAGTGTTTGCTATGAGAGACCTGACGGTGTTGGCTATGAGAGGCCTGATGGTGTTGGCTATGAGAGCCCTCATAGTGTTGCTTATGGGAGGCCTGATAATGTTGGTTATGGGCCTAATGCTCTCTCACTACTGAGGAGATGCTAGTTTAATAAGCTGTTGTATCCTGGGCCGTGGCAGTGTGTGGTGCCAACAGCGGGCTGGAGCTGGGCAGAGGAATAAGAGGACCACCTGCTTCTCCCAGTGCCCATTGGGACTACCATCATACCCCATGATTCTCCTCCCAATGTCCATGGGGACTACCATCATACCCCGTGGTTCTCCTCCCAATGTGCATGGGGACCACCATCATACCCCATGATTCTCCTCCCAGTTCCCATTGAGACTACCATCATACCCCATGGTTCTCCTCCCAATGTGCATGGGGACTACCATCATACCCCATGATTCTCCTTCCAGTGCCCATTGAGACTACCATACCCCATGGTTCTCCTGTTTAGTCAGGAGAGGTCAATGTTATATATACAAAACCATAAACTGTACTGTTCTCCAATTCTCCCTTTGCAGCTACATCGTGGACAGAGAAGTTAGATGACAAGACAGAACATAAtgacttttctttctctctttctcagtgaGTTGATATGACATGATCTCTGCACCGTCTGTCCTgctccactctctcgctctccgagCAGCGCTCTAGAACAGCAGAGCCGGCGACCACTCCCTTAAGTCTTTTCACGGGTGCCCTGCAACTGTGTTAGACGGCAGCAGGAGAAATCACACATTCCATTCCAAACACatcgagagagggatggagagcatACGGACaaaaacagaaacagacaaaATCATAGGGCCATGAAAGTGTAGTAAAAAATTGCGTAGTAGAAGTAATATTTCCACTACAGTACATAATTACAAAAGGATAGCCTGATTTCTATGGGCCGGTGGTTTCCAACTCTATTTCCCATCTCccttcatcaactcatccctcCAATAATTTCCTGACCCTGTTTCTCTAAAAAATTCAACTCTGCTTGGTGTACTACTAGCTATTCATGTAGCAGCATATCATATGCCTGTTCAGTTACTTCAGGGTCTTACTACTGTTTCTGGCACTGAATAAGGTCCTGAAACGGACATCTAAGGCCATGATACACTGGCAATTCATTGAGGTAATATTGATGAGCAATATTGCTGGCAACGGAGTGAGGTGAGACACTGTAGCAATGATGAGCAATGTGCACATGGACATGAATAATAGATTTCATATGAAGAAGCACATATCAATTTCCCTATTTATTTACTAATCTACTATAGCTTGTTGTTGCCAGTTGACTGACACATCGGTACTGAAATGTATCAGCTAGCAAACAAGCAACAAAGAGGTGTTGCCGCTGCCCTGGGCATCCACTCAACCTACTGCCAGTCAAGTCAATGGCAACGCAGACATAAAGATAACTAGATTTAGAAAACGTTTTACATCACAAATCTAATCTAGGAAGTATAAATGGTATTCGTCAggctagccagctagttaaacATACAAAAACAATCTAAAACTAATTGTAAatcatggctagctagctagcgaattaGCCTGTTTGTCCCATTGACTTAGCATAGATTGTGGCTAGCATGCTAATAGATTAGCATGCGCAACACCGCGGATATTTTCGGCAGTAAATaacattttactgcagtgggctaaatcaggatcACACATAGTGATTATTGGTAGACTTATACAAGGGATAAGGTGGGAGTAAAGCACACTGTGTGCTAGCTTAGCCATCTAGTCCTGAGGAGTTCTCCGGGACACAACAGATGGAAGGCTGTGGTCGACACCGTGTGCTAGCTTGTGCTAGCTTGCGGAGTCGCTAACTAGCATTCATATAGGAACCAACGGGGTGCTCGAGGGGTCGTTCATGCAAGAACCAATGGGATTCTCGAGGAGGGATTGTTCGTGAAGAAAACAATGGGGATGCTTTAGGGGTTGTGTTCCTGAAGATGCAGGTataggagtttatcaaaattggatttgttttctaattctttgtgggtctgtgtaatctgaggaaatATGTGTTTCTAATATGGTcaaacatttggcaggaggttaggaagtgcagctcagtttcccccgctttttgtgggcagtgtccacataacctgtcttctcttgagagccaagtCTGCCTACGGCGGTCTGTTTTGTGTTTGTAAACAGAGCCCCAGCACCAGCTTGcttaagggactcttctccaggttcatctctctttaGCTGATggttttgttatggaaggtttgctCTGTATAAGTGCATGCAGGTGAAAGTGTTTTCCATaaggttgcaaagggaggtgttgtAAGAGTTAGTTTACATAGAAATAAAAAGAGGAGAGTTTATGCCGGGGATTACATTTAAATTTGAGTCATtttgcagatgctcttatccagagcaacttacaatgCATTTATAAATTATTCATACtcctctacacacaataccccataatgacaaagtgaaaacatgtttttagaaatgtttgcatttttattgaaaatgaaatacagaaatatcttataTCTCACCCCTGAGTCATTacctgttagaatcacctttggcagtgattacagttgtGAATCTAGTACATACTGCTAAGTGTTACTCACTAGTGAACCAAACCTCAGGAGAAGCTTTACAGGGCTGACCAAGGAGGAGAAAGACAATTCCTATAGAACAGAGCCCCAAAAACACACAAAGCCCCAGAAACACCCAAGTCTcagaaacacaccaagccctagaAACACCCCAAGCCCcagaaacacaccaagccctagaAATACACCAAGTCCCaaaaacacaccaagccctagaAACACACCAAGTCTcagaaacacaccaagccctagaaacacaccaagccctagaAACACCCCAATGCCCCAGAAACACCCCAAGCCCcagaaacacaccaagccctagaaacacaccaagccctagaAACACACCAAGTCCCaaaaacacaccaagccctagaAACACACCAAGTCTcagaaacacaccaagccctagaAACACCCCAAGCCCcagaaacacaccaagccctagaAACACCCCAAGCCCCAGAAACACCCAAGTCTcagaa
It includes:
- the LOC115132519 gene encoding LHFPL tetraspan subfamily member 4 protein-like isoform X1, which encodes MLPSQEAAKIYHDNYMRNSRAIGVLWAIFTICFAIINVVVFIQPYWIGDSVSTPQVGYFGLFHQCVGSGPPNRELDCTGSFTEFSSIPSGAFKAASFFVLMSMILILGCIACMALFFFCNTASVYKTCAWMQLLCAVCLVLGCIIFPNGWDAEVVRDLCGEETGKYTLGNCSVRWAYILAIMGILDALILSFLAFVLGNRQNDMFLEELKPDNNKDFAVSKVSDFIEVRDRRRDPRYVAVQRFH
- the LOC115132519 gene encoding LHFPL tetraspan subfamily member 4 protein-like isoform X2 is translated as MLPSQEAAKIYHDNYMRNSRAIGVLWAIFTICFAIINVVVFIQPYWIGDSVSTPQVGYFGLFHQCVGSGPPNRELDCTGSFTEFSSIPSGAFKAASFFVLMSMILILGCIACMALFFFCNTASVYKTCAWMQLLCAVCLVLGCIIFPNGWDAEVVRDLCGEETGKYTLGNCSVRWAYILAIMGILDALILSFLAFVLGNRQNDMFLEELKPDNNKDFAVSKIEVRDRRRDPRYVAVQRFH